In a genomic window of Chrysemys picta bellii isolate R12L10 chromosome 1, ASM1138683v2, whole genome shotgun sequence:
- the LOC135984379 gene encoding olfactory receptor 52E2-like, with the protein MAAFNVTPSDPSTFILMGIPELEAAHGWISIPFSMFYIISLFGNFMVLFVVGKEQTLHKPMYLLLCMLALTDIGMSTSVIPKALYIFWFNLKGITLGGCLTQMFFLHTVTIMQSAVLVTMAFDRYVAICNPLRYTTILTNARIAKLGLVGLIRAVLIILPLPLLLIRQPFCANRIIPHTYCEHIAVAKMSCGDITVNRIYGLVTAFVVIVLDLTLIALSYVLIIRAVLRISSKKAHQKALNTCTAHICVMLMSYTLCLFSYLTQRFGQGIASHVHVTFVNFYLLVPPMLNPIIYGVKSKELCDKVYKYTCRR; encoded by the coding sequence ATGGCAGCTTTCAACGTCACCCCCTCTGATCCTTCAACATTTATCCTAATGGGCATCCCTGAACTGGAAGCTGCTCATGGctggatttccatccctttctctatGTTCTACATTATTAGCCTGTTTGGAAATTTTATGGTTCTGTTTGTTGTAGGcaaagagcagaccctgcacaagccaatgtacctgctgctctgcatgctggcacTCACAGATATCGGCATGTCTACCTCTGTCATTCCAAAGGCACTGTatatattttggtttaatttgaaAGGCATTACTCTGGgtggctgcctcacccagatgttcttccttCACACGGTTACCATAATGCAGTCAGCCGTCCTTGTGACAATGGCCTTTGATCGCTATGTTGCCATATGTAACCCTCTGAGATACACCACCATCCTCACCAATGCACGAATAGCTAAGCTAGGGCTAGTGGGTTTGATAAGAGCTGTTCTCATCATTctacccctgcccctgctcctgatcAGGCAGCCATTCTGTGCAAACCGCATTATCCCCCATACGTACTGCGAGCACATAGCTGTGGCAAAGATGTCATGTGGGGATATCACAGTTAACAGGATATATGGCTTGGTGACAGCATTTGTTGTCATCGTGTTAGACCTGACGCTCATTGCTCTGTCCTATGTTCTGATCATCAGGGCTGTCCTCAGAATCTCTTCCAAGAAAGCCCACCAGAAAGCCCTTAACACCTGCACAGCCCATATCTGTGTGATGCTGATGTCTTATACTCTCTGCCTCTTCTCTTACCTGACACAGAGGTTTGGTCAAGGAATCGCTTCCCATGTACATGTCACCTTCGTTAACTTCTATCTCCTTGTCCCCCCCATGCTCAACCCTATCATTTATGGTGTCAAATCCAAAGAGCTTTGTGACAAAGTGTATAAATACACCTGCAGAAGGTGA